From the genome of Hymenobacter sp. PAMC 26628, one region includes:
- a CDS encoding DUF2254 family protein has protein sequence MERAAPDRADWPADLLCYVSPGCHRNPEQDVAFGLQQLVDIALKALSPAVNDTTTAIMALDYLGELVGRLARREFSGVLRGDGQHLRVLVRVYSFEAYVQLAFDLVRENVRGNPAVLRRLLRALARAASQVHDPARLPVLREQATLLLACAQASLGTDYERREVQCLYDELSAAWTG, from the coding sequence ATGGAGCGCGCCGCCCCCGACCGCGCCGATTGGCCCGCCGACCTGCTGTGCTACGTGAGCCCAGGCTGCCACCGCAACCCTGAACAGGACGTGGCTTTCGGCTTGCAACAGCTGGTGGACATTGCCCTCAAGGCCCTCTCGCCGGCTGTGAACGACACCACCACCGCCATTATGGCCCTCGACTACCTGGGCGAGCTGGTGGGCCGCCTGGCCCGGCGCGAGTTTTCAGGGGTGCTGCGCGGCGATGGGCAGCACCTGCGGGTGTTGGTGCGGGTGTATTCGTTCGAGGCCTACGTGCAGCTGGCCTTCGACCTGGTGCGCGAAAATGTCCGGGGCAACCCGGCCGTGCTGCGCCGCCTGCTGCGGGCGTTGGCGCGGGCGGCCAGCCAGGTGCACGACCCTGCCCGCCTGCCCGTGCTGCGCGAGCAGGCTACGCTGCTGCTGGCCTGCGCCCAGGCCAGCCTCGGCACCGACTATGAGCGCCGGGAGGTG